The Scylla paramamosain isolate STU-SP2022 chromosome 20, ASM3559412v1, whole genome shotgun sequence nucleotide sequence GGGCGAGCTTGTGGGCCGAGATGAGTTGACCTGTCTATTCTATTGGCCTTCGTACTGTGCGGTTCACTAAGTGCTCATTAAAGTGCCCGGTTTCACAAAACACAGTCTTTGGTTtcgtctttgtctgtctgtcctgtcctGAGACTGATTACATCACATTATCCATTACTCCGCTCGGCACAGTCACAGACACAGGTGTTTCTGGCTGCCGGGCGTCCTAAGGGCACAGCGCAACAATATATTCAGGACTAACCCGATtgtaaactataaaaaaattgaGACTGGGATTTTTCTTACAATATATTAAAATttggcatgaaaaaaaaaaagttggcaaCTTTGCCCTAGATGCCCAACGGGGGTAGCGATGGCAGACTCGATCGAATGATTGCATTCAACGGTTTACCACCATTTCTTTTTAATACATATATAGAGTTCTACTGTATTTACACTTGATATGGTTACACAAACTTGAAGAAATCGGTAAACGGgtaatgtaatgaaaaaagTTGGGAACCActgttctagttgaagtgacacgggcttttttttatagatgtttttactgttctagtgacagattaacaagaattttgctttgttaacaggagaaacattcttgagaacccggctaattaccTTTGTGACGTGGTgtgagagcaaaacgtttctaaATACGGGCCAGTGGCAGGTCAAAGAAAGATGTCTGACTGGCCTCCCTAGCTCGGCTCACCACATCATCGCATTATGCTAAAATACCATAGTACAGTGTAGGATCTTGACATACAACGAATGCTGGCTGAGATATTCTGCACAGGTGTATTTGCAGAGGTGATGAAATAGGGCAGGCTTGAGAGAGCGACACACAGGATCGAGGATGGCCTTGGCTCTTTCACTTCAATggtcttcctttattattattattaattacatATTGATACATTAgtctttgataaaaaaaaaaaaatcaaggttcGTTGAATGTTGATGCTAAGAATATTAGGAGTGTAATACgcttaaatgaaaataaaagatctATAGATCGTAATGCAGGGGAAGAACAAAGGTAAAACACCACATTTTGATAATTTGGTCTTTattctaaaagaaaaaaaagaaaaaaaaaacagagtaaGATAGGAATGTTGTTGATGGTACGAATATTACATGTGGAATAattctaaataaaaagaaaacatattagGTCGTAATGGAGGTGAAAAATAAAACCACACTAATTACATGTTGATAGTTTTAGTTTTTAGTCTAAAATGTTTTTAGTCTAAaagaaagcagaggaaaaaagggatgtTGTTGATAGTACGAATATCAGATGTGGAGTAtgcctaaataaataaaaaataaataaataaataaataagataataataataaaatgtgcAAGTAATGCAGGTGTAAAAATAAAACTTCACaccaaaaattatattttgataATTCTATCTTTATTTGTGTTCTACAAAAAGCATACATTTGGGGAAATAAATATAGAGTATGGTTTACATAGGGTTGTCGTGAGTGGGATCAGGATAGGCTGAGGCGGGCTGTGTCGCAGGCgctgggaatgaaaggaaagctgAGTAGTGACCGGAAGGAATACAGGTctgtattaaaaataaataaatcaaattaaataaaaaatagatacatgaatatGATGAACAAaggtattaaaaagaaaaagagtagatGCAGTTCGCAGGATATAAATTTTAACCAGGAAATCTAAACATCAAGAAAACACAGCAAGACTTATCAAGATAAGAGTACATAAGAATGTGTAGAAGTTCAGAACAATACAGAATAAAGAACAATAGATTATTGGAATGCGTTACTTTAGGAACGAAAACGATATACAGATATGATAATTTCGTTTTAAATAAATGAGCTTGATTCAATCATGTAATAATACAGAGAGGTAAgaataagtacacacacacacacacacacacacacacacacacacacacacacctcttagGTGAGTGTAAGTATGtctcttaatttccttctttaattaaggaagaaagaaggtgaaggaaatgttTAGGAGTAAAAAAATATCTGTATTGTTTTTTCCGTATCTTTCTTTTGTGGAAAAATCGTTTATCGCACAATTGTGTATTAGCCATGAATGAGATGGATAGACAGGGAAAGCAATCACCATTAACATTTCCTTCAACTAAACTTTTCAATAACAGTTTTTCCAAGAAAAGATACACGTGGTTATGCGAGACAATGACTGGGCGAGCACTACTGACCTGCCGCAGAGATCGCCGCCCCGCtgccctcctctttcctcgccGCGGGACACTCCTGGCCAAAACATCGCCTCAGTAGCCATAGGACCCGTAGCGGTAATTGCCGTGGCCGTGGGGTAACCCTTCGTACCCATAGCCGTGGCCTCCACTGCTTCCGCCATTGTAGCCAACATGGCCGCTGTGACCACTGTATCCTCTGTAGCTACTATGGCTACTGTATCCACCATGACCTCTATAATTGCCATTGCTGCTGTAACCACCGTGGCCAGTGTAACCACGATATCCACTGTGGCTACCATGGCCTCTGTAGTTACCAGAGATGACGTTACCATAGTTGACGTGACCACCATGGCCGCTGTGACCATCATAGCCACCATGACCACTGTAACTGTGACCACTGTGGCCTCTGTAGTTACCATAGCCTCCATAGCCACCATGGCCTCTGTGACCATTATAGCTACCATGGCTGCCATAACCACCAAGGCTTCCATAGCCACCATGGCTGCCATAACCATTATAGCTACCATGGCTGCCATAACCACCATGACTTCCATAGCCACCATGGCCGCCATAACCATTATAGCTACCATGGCTGCCATAACCACCATGGCTTCCATAGCCACCGTGGCCGCCGTAACCATATCTCCTATAGCCACCGTGGTGAACGATACCTCTGTTTCCACTACCATGCATGCTGTATCCTCCATGGCCTGCGTGGCCGCCGTGGCCATAGCGAGAGACACCGTGGCCGCCATAGCTGGGCTCCGGATCTGCGTGCGCAGCCATCATCGccgccaccgctaccaccagCGCCACCCTGAGGGTCGCAACCACCTACGAGAACAACAGTGGCGGTCAGTGCAAGACCTCTTCTGCTCCCTGCTGTGAGGGAGACTGTCCTAGATTAGTAGCGGTTGCAGCAGCAGGATCAGCAGCATTGATGGTACTAGCAGTCTGAGCAATAGAGCAGCAATAGTACTGTATATATCAAGGGAATAAGAGTTTTGCAGATTGGAAATGACTGAATGATTTTGCTATTACCAGCTGATTCCGTCGATACCAGTGAATAATTAAACATAACATATAGTAGTCGCTTGTGAAGAAAAACAATTATTGACAATAATAACGGTGAGTTGTGGTGTCACCCAGCCTCTGCTCACCACGCACCTGGAACCGAGACCGAAGAttatggaccatattctgaaactctttaGCTTGCACCTCcagtactttcaaaaggctctaattgaaatGATACGGGTTTCTAAGGacgtttttatctttataatGACacattagcaagatttctacattatgatcaggagaaacagtcttgaaaacccggcaaTAATCTCTATGACTTTTGAAAATACTCATGGCGAGagagcaggagaaacagtcttgaaaacccggcaaTAATCTCTAtgacttttgaaaatattcatgGCGAGAGAGAAAAGGTTTTCAGAATAGATGTTATGGGTCATATTTTGAGACACTTTTGCCAGCACTTCCACTATATTCAAaattttaaggatatttttatttttttagtaataaattaacaagatttttacattactacagtaataagaaaaacactAGAGAATCCAGCTAATGATCTCTGAGACCTTTGATAATATCcatagtgagagagcaaaacatttcAGGGTGGCAGTGCTTAGATCGTGTCCTGCAGCCTAGCACACGTGACTGTGTAAAGTGACGACCTAAATGAGacgcactaccaccaccaccaccaccactcacagaCTTTGTCATCACAGTGAAACAGGAGAAATGTTGGTTactgctgcaggaggaagaCTTCAGGCCTCTCCAAGCCACACCACACTTATATATCCGTCACCTCACGcacctcactttctctcctcacaCGTCACCTTGATCCCTCCAGGCTTGTGTTCTGAATCGTATTACTCTCTAACcacgaatattttcaaaggccacagagattattagcctgatgctcaagactgtttcttctgttaataatgcacaaatcttgttaatctgtcactagaaccttaagaACACATTAAATTCAATTACAGCCCTATGGATgtagcgcagaagtgttttataatttttttttctacttcaccCACTTTATGTAAGGGGACAGGGCGTTTAAGGTTGATTGAcgtttgtttctgttttaatCAAAAGGTCTAATTAAATTTtagattatttatttaaagcTGGTATTGAAGTACTTTCTCTTTGATTTAGTTTATTGTTCAATTTAATTTCAATTTAGCtgttgttaatatatatatagaattacAAAATTATCAGCCACCAGTCATGGTTTCTGCTAAATAATTATGACTGCTTTATATGGTAGCGTTTTAGCCAGAGGTCTATAAGAAATTGGAAAAATCCATGACAACCAGATTGAGTTTAGCTTCTAAATAGCAAAtacttttcaaattatttttctcttctgatTCACAAAAATGT carries:
- the LOC135110737 gene encoding uncharacterized protein LOC135110737, giving the protein MAATVSLAMATAATQAMEDTACMVVETEVSFTTVAIGDMVTAATVAMEAMVVMAAMVAIMVMAAMVAMEVMVVMAAMVAIMVMAAMVAMEALVVMAAMVAIMVTEAMVAMEAMVTTEATVVTVTVVMVAMMVTAAMVVTSTMVTSSLVTTEAMVATVDIVVTLATVVTAAMAIIEVMVDTVAIVATEDTVVTAAMLATMAEAVEATAMGTKGYPTATAITATGPMATEAMFWPGVSRGEERGGQRGGDLCGSACDTARLSLS